The DNA segment GAATCTCAGAATCGGAAGCAATGTTTCCGTCACCGTATTGAGTATTTCCGGCAACCAGGTCAGGGTGGGCATCGCGGCCCCCAAATCCCTGCCGGTGCACCGGGAAGAAGTGTATTTGCGTATCCAGAAGGAGCAGGCGCAGGACACGGAAAAGTGTTGAAAAGCCCATTCTGCCAGTGGGAGCGCCCGGTACCGCAACTGCCCTGTGAAACCGCAGCCCTGGGCGCAACAGGGGCGAGCGCCTCCATTGCAGGTATCTGTGCAGGCTCGCCGCGCATGGCAT comes from the Microbulbifer sp. MI-G genome and includes:
- the csrA gene encoding carbon storage regulator CsrA, translating into MLVVKRRPGENLRIGSNVSVTVLSISGNQVRVGIAAPKSLPVHREEVYLRIQKEQAQDTEKC